TGCAATAGCAAAGTacattcttcaaacattagttgtttttcttggtcATTTTCTATGTAAACTTTCCTAAGACTTGCATACTTCTCTAACAGTagatcttcttcatcttcggATAAAGAATCTCCTGCAACAGCATCTTCTTGCCCTTGCGTGGCATATAGAATACGAAGTTCTCTATGAGGTTTGCGAGATTTGAATGGTGAAAAATAAttgtcatcttcatacTCTGGATCAAAGATTAATCTAGGTGATGTGCCACGTAATCTCTCACTAAAGCTTCCAAATTTGCTTCTTCTGGGTAGCTCACTACTGGTTTTCCCGTTATTGCAATTGTTTCTCCCTTTGAATAACGAAATAATCCCAAGTCTTGTCGGATTGGACGATCcaattgaagttttctctttcttgttttcattttcaccGAGTGCTTGCTTGTAATAATTATGCTTTTGGTCGTTGGGGTATGAATATTGCCTTGTTGAGTTCATAGTAAACTCAAATAGCTCATTCAAAGAAACGTAATTGCGATAACCATACTTAATGTTCCAGTAATTTTCAAAGCATCCGGGATAAGGGTCGACTTTTATCACTAGCAATCCTCTCTTTTGCAACTCTAAGATTGTTCGGTCAGGCACATTTCTTTCCCATTCTTCATTCTCATGTTGTTTTCTGTCAACAAGGAAGTTATCATTGAACCAATGTGTATAAGAATTTGTGCCATTAAGTTCTGAAGTTATTCTTCGGTTATGTAAATAATAGTCAGTATTCATCTCCCATAGCATTGGCTGTTCCGGTGAATAAACATAATTCCCCAAAAAAAGGTTGATTGCATCTTGACGCTGGGCGTCCACAAACGAATTGCTATAAAATCTCTTTATAGACTCTATCATATCCCTTGAATGTGAAGACCATTGGTTTATTTTCCTATAGGTTTGCAAAGTATTCACCAAGTGGGATCCGCCATATTGTAGAGCTATAGTGTCTCCATGGTCGTGGAACATTTCCGTAAGTACGTTGGTGACATCACTGTCATACTCTAAGTAGTTCTCCTCAATTATACCCAAGGCATGAAGTTGATGACCAAGTGCACGTTTCCCAATAACAAATTGGGCGGTGTTTGTTCGGTCTAGGCAATCAACACAATTCGTACGACAAATTCCTTGTTGAAGCTGGGTATCATGAATTGTTCTTCCGTTGTGGAAAAAACCCGTTGTATTCAACGATCGTTCTGAATAGTTCTCCAACCACTTGATAACATCTTGACTTCTTGATTTGGCTGCACGTGACATATCCCATGCAGTGTAGTCaagttttttattttctgGCAAAAACTGATTCAAATAATCAACACATTGGTTAAAGGCATCTAATAGTTTTGTCTCACGTGGTGTCTTTTCACGTTCTTTGATCAAATTAAGAATTTGAATAGGTGTCCCATATCGCTCAAATAGGTTATTAAAATGTAAGGCAGCCCTGGAAAAGTAGGGATCGATTACACTCAGTTCGATCGGTGGTTTAGTCATCCTCAAATTCGGTACTGTTTCTTGAGACCATTGTAACGGGATAGATCCACGGTGCTGGACAAATGATGTGTATCTTGGATTGTTGTAAAAACCAGCAGCCGGATCATGAAATGATGATGTCAACATATCTGCTACTATTTGCTCCgtttcaacttcattgGCAACATCACCTTCATCGTTCACACCccttttgaaaaacctAGCGCCTGCATAACGGTGTGATCTTCGTGCAATAAGAGTGatataaaattgaatttgaaaaactgaatTCTTCACTTGGTCAACAAAGCCGTGAATTATAGGTTGAAACCAATCGTATACTTTATCAAACGTTTGAAATATCGGTTCAAGTAGTGCACCATTCCATATGAACctttcattgaattcaaatacGTAAGAAAGTTCAGTGTCTCCATTCATATGCAACGATTGACGTTTGTTTCTCAGCATGTTAGTTTGTAGATTATTGGTCAAATCATAACTATAACTAAAGTAAAATGTTTTATTTAGATCGATATTTTGGAAAGTTTGAATGTACCTGGTTTCCAGCGGACTTTTCTCTACTTCTTTTGGATTGTTTGTCACGGAAATTAGTTGAGTATCTTCAATATGGTATATTTCGTGAGATCCCAACACTGCAACTTCTCTTCGCTTCTTAACAACAAGTAAGTAGTAGCATTTTGTAAATCTGATAAACCCAAGTAGCCCCACAGCAGTCAATTTCTTAACTAGTCCACCTTCACTGGAGTCCTCGATCCCGTTCAATACTTCCATGATTTCATTTCTCGTAAAATAAACGTTATCCTCCATAACTATCAATTTCTCCGTACTTGTCAAatcaatttccaaaattcGAAATACTGTTTCTCTAGTATTACTGCCAACTATATACATCCTCAAAGTTGTTACATAGATGGTATACTTCGTTAAAATAAATTTGCGGGGCCTGGGAATGATAGGGTTAGACTCAACCCTTGCATCATCAACTTGGTTCTGTAAAATTGTACTATGTGAATCATTGAAAGACACATTTTGGTCGTTTAATGGTGTTGTCGATCGGGAGAGTGGCATTGCTCAATTTTAACTATCCTTTTGGGGGGGGGACtggaaaaaagaaaaacaattcTTAATAGTAGAGTGTTAGAGAGGATACATTAAAATCATGCTGGCGCTAAGCAACATCAAGTCCTGATAACAATGACCTGCTCTTTGATAGCACAAAATAGACGAAAATATAGACTACAAACATGTGGAATAAGATCCCATCAATAATAGTAGTGATTGATATGCATGAATAGATGCAGCTGGAATTACGTAATCCTAGGGAACGTAACGGAGCCCTTGTTGGATAAAACATCgaccaaaaagaaaactttttcgttcaacgtttttttttttttctgacatcaaaaataaatgaaaacacTTACTCCATTGGCTTTA
The window above is part of the Pichia kudriavzevii chromosome 1, complete sequence genome. Proteins encoded here:
- a CDS encoding uncharacterized protein (PKUD0A04780; similar to Saccharomyces cerevisiae YNL325C (FIG4); ancestral locus Anc_3.14); the protein is MPLSRSTTPLNDQNVSFNDSHSTILQNQVDDARVESNPIIPRPRKFILTKYTIYVTTLRMYIVGSNTRETVFRILEIDLTSTEKLIVMEDNVYFTRNEIMEVLNGIEDSSEGGLVKKLTAVGLLGFIRFTKCYYLLVVKKRREVAVLGSHEIYHIEDTQLISVTNNPKEVEKSPLETRYIQTFQNIDLNKTFYFSYSYDLTNNLQTNMLRNKRQSLHMNGDTELSYVFEFNERFIWNGALLEPIFQTFDKVYDWFQPIIHGFVDQVKNSVFQIQFYITLIARRSHRYAGARFFKRGVNDEGDVANEVETEQIVADMLTSSFHDPAAGFYNNPRYTSFVQHRGSIPLQWSQETVPNLRMTKPPIELSVIDPYFSRAALHFNNLFERYGTPIQILNLIKEREKTPRETKLLDAFNQCVDYLNQFLPENKKLDYTAWDMSRAAKSRSQDVIKWLENYSERSLNTTGFFHNGRTIHDTQLQQGICRTNCVDCLDRTNTAQFVIGKRALGHQLHALGIIEENYLEYDSDVTNVLTEMFHDHGDTIALQYGGSHLVNTLQTYRKINQWSSHSRDMIESIKRFYSNSFVDAQRQDAINLFLGNYVYSPEQPMLWEMNTDYYLHNRRITSELNGTNSYTHWFNDNFLVDRKQHENEEWERNVPDRTILELQKRGLLVIKVDPYPGCFENYWNIKYGYRNYVSLNELFEFTMNSTRQYSYPNDQKHNYYKQALGENENKKEKTSIGSSNPTRLGIISLFKGRNNCNNGKTSSELPRRSKFGSFSERLRGTSPRLIFDPEYEDDNYFSPFKSRKPHRELRILYATQGQEDAVAGDSLSEDEEDLLLEKYASLRKVYIENDQEKQLMFEECTLLLHSLELLSKTEKYYEIIKKSFDDHYRGMQDKGEEGFISFPVIKSTINEETFSGMLLEKLENNEKEKKLDNISVFKQETNVDESLSVFERDLPDLSKLSGLFRNHCVDLPKVSNENIELYNQSLGINSKIPVVGLEKLASTTMDEDPLPKSKENDVKKNYYRQLIQEYKYLENPFLNMSDSKKYRHQVKLLKETHQSKHARDVSFFNASHYEQNALALNHSNDSTPNLGSNSLSAISDAHDFYHYTSFSRIGNNPLKENVGGLQN